Proteins from a genomic interval of Sphingomonas sp. Y38-1Y:
- the mdlC gene encoding benzoylformate decarboxylase, which translates to MTAAGLHVARLADAAGPTVRNAVTALLRELGLTTIFGNPGSTELPMFRDLPADFRYELGLQESIVLAMADGFAQATRRAALVNLHSSAGVGHAMGNLFTAYRNQTPLVVTAGQQARSILPNDPFLYAERATELPRPFVKWACEPARAEDVPAAILRAWNVAMQAPRGPTFVSIPIDDWERPCRPIAIARTSNRVAPDPDALETAATLLDRADRIAIVAGAGVAHDDARSALLTLADRVDAGVWIAPMAARNPFPEDHARFRGFLPASREAIVAALAGHDAVLVLGAPVFVQHVEGAGPFVPEGAQLIQIGNDPDQAARLPAGLGIVGDLCLALPALTQRLRPRPASVMTSATAPSPSPDTLTDALLMSRLAALRPDRLAIVEEAPSTRGPLHDFFPIRAEDEFHTCASGGLGHGLPAAVGVALARPDVPILCLLGDGSAMYAIQGLWSAAQAGADIAFVIVNNGGYAALDQFGALFGIEVVGSKLPGIDFVKLAEAQGMPATRVADPGHLDDAIRALFAARGPRLLEIIVTCQTDAVQQEAAQTEGKS; encoded by the coding sequence ATGACTGCTGCCGGACTGCACGTCGCGCGCTTGGCCGATGCCGCCGGGCCGACGGTCCGCAATGCCGTGACGGCGCTGCTCCGTGAACTCGGCCTCACGACGATCTTCGGCAATCCTGGCTCGACCGAGCTGCCCATGTTCCGCGATCTACCCGCCGACTTCCGCTACGAACTCGGCCTCCAGGAATCGATCGTCCTCGCCATGGCCGACGGCTTTGCGCAGGCGACGCGGCGCGCGGCGCTCGTCAACCTGCACAGCTCGGCCGGGGTCGGCCACGCGATGGGCAACCTCTTCACCGCCTATCGCAACCAGACGCCGCTGGTCGTGACCGCCGGCCAGCAGGCGCGATCGATCCTGCCAAACGACCCCTTCCTCTATGCCGAGCGCGCGACCGAACTGCCCCGCCCGTTCGTCAAATGGGCGTGCGAGCCGGCGCGGGCGGAGGACGTGCCCGCCGCGATCCTGCGCGCCTGGAACGTCGCGATGCAGGCGCCGCGTGGCCCCACCTTCGTCTCGATCCCGATCGACGATTGGGAGCGTCCCTGCCGGCCGATCGCGATCGCGCGCACCAGCAACCGCGTCGCCCCCGATCCCGACGCGCTCGAAACTGCCGCCACGCTGCTCGACCGCGCCGACCGGATCGCGATCGTTGCTGGCGCCGGCGTCGCGCATGACGATGCCCGCTCGGCGCTGCTGACGCTCGCCGACCGGGTCGACGCCGGCGTGTGGATCGCCCCGATGGCGGCGCGCAACCCGTTCCCCGAGGACCACGCGCGCTTCCGCGGCTTCCTCCCCGCCTCGCGCGAGGCGATCGTCGCGGCGCTCGCCGGCCATGACGCGGTGCTCGTGCTCGGCGCCCCGGTTTTCGTCCAGCATGTCGAGGGCGCTGGGCCGTTCGTGCCCGAAGGCGCGCAGCTCATCCAGATCGGCAACGATCCCGATCAGGCCGCGCGGCTGCCCGCCGGGCTCGGCATCGTCGGCGATCTCTGCCTCGCTCTGCCCGCCCTGACCCAGCGGCTTCGCCCTCGTCCGGCAAGCGTCATGACGTCAGCGACAGCGCCATCGCCGTCCCCTGACACGCTGACCGACGCGCTGCTGATGAGCCGCCTCGCTGCGCTTCGCCCCGATCGCCTCGCCATCGTCGAGGAGGCGCCGAGCACGCGCGGGCCGCTGCACGACTTCTTTCCCATCCGCGCGGAGGACGAGTTCCACACCTGCGCCAGCGGCGGCCTGGGCCACGGCCTTCCCGCCGCGGTCGGGGTGGCGCTTGCACGACCCGACGTGCCCATCCTTTGCCTGCTCGGCGACGGGTCGGCGATGTACGCGATCCAGGGGCTGTGGTCCGCGGCGCAGGCCGGCGCCGACATCGCCTTCGTCATCGTCAACAACGGCGGCTACGCCGCGCTCGACCAGTTCGGCGCGCTGTTCGGGATCGAGGTGGTGGGGTCGAAGCTACCCGGCATCGACTTCGTCAAGCTGGCCGAGGCGCAGGGCATGCCCGCGACGCGGGTCGCCGATCCGGGCCACCTCGACGACGCCATCCGCGCGCTGTTCGCCGCCCGCGGTCCGCGCCTCCTGGAAATAATCGTCACTTGCCAAACCGACGCGGTCCAACAAGAGGCCGCGCAAACAGAGGGGAAATCATGA